GAGGCATTAAATGCTAAATGCTCTTTCGAATGCATCGCCTCTTGACCAATAAAAGCACTAATCTCTTTTTGAAGATCTGGATCGGCAAGCTTTGGATCATTTCGAACAGCACGAGTGCTATTTACAAAGAACTGCTCACCCTCTGGGAAAAGAGCCGATAATGCCGTCATAAAATGAGTTAATCCTGCATCATAATTCGCCCAATAGCGCGGGACCTGAGCAAACTCAAAGTCCATACGACGCACAGGAAAACTAGCACCAGCACGATTTGAAATATTTACTTTAGCATTCATCTCAGACTCCTTTTAAGTGAATAGCTAATTCACATATAACTTTATTTATTTTCTTAATATTTATAATCATACGTCTTTCGATGTGCCAATTAAGTGCAGATGAGGACAGAGAAATATCAGATGAGGTCATTAATCACCCCATAAAGGTGCATAGATCTGCTAATAGTTATGTGAGCACTTAAAAGAAAAAGGGCTACTAATGAGCCCTTTCAAATCAACATAAATGTAAATTACAAACCTAATTTTGCTTTCCATGTTTTCAATAGACCTACTGTATCTAGGTCATTTGGGTGAAAACCGGGTTTAAAGTAGGCTAGCATTTCTTTAGCCATGCCAGTAATGATACCTTTCGACGGGCTATATGCGTATTTATAAATCACCGATAACTCATCTAGATTTAATTTTTTGTCTTGCTTTAATAGACGAAGCACAAAAGAAGACTGAATCAAGAAAATCAAAGTCATCGCAAATACTAGTGAACTCGTACGTAATGCATAAGCTTTTATGCCCTTACCAAACACACCTTCGTACACGTCAAAAGCTACAGCTTTATGCTCATTTTCTTCGATAGCATGCCAATACCACATAGTTGACATGGTTTCGTCTGTCATCAACTCTTGAATATGTTGATTGACTAATAACTGTGAAGCAATCGTAGCGGTAAAATGTTCAAGTGCTGTTGTAGCTGTTAGATCAACCATATCTTTGGTCATACCAAAAGGTTTGACAATTTTTACAAAAGTTTTAATTGCTGTTTGAATGGCCGTATCGGTAAACTTCTCTAACGCTTCTACATCGTGACCAAACTTTTGAGCAGAGGCATTAAAATTTACATGCTCTTGAGTATGCATTGCTTCTTGCCCAATGAAGGCACTAATCTCTTTTTGCAATACTTCATCATCTTTAATAGACGGATGATAACGTACAGCCCGTACACTATCTATGAAGAATTTTTCACCTGCTGGAAACAAGGCCGACAATGCTGTCATAAAGTGTGTTAGTCCAGCAGAACCATTCATCCAATATTCTGGTACATCATTAAAGTCAAAATTCATACGACGTACTGGAAAACTTGCACCTGCACGATTCGTAATATTCACTTTAGCATTCATACCCAAAGCTCCTTAATAAGTAACCCAAGTTACTCAAACTTTATTGTTCGTTTTCTTGATTCTTATCATACAAAGTTAATAAAAAGGATTAAGTGTAAATAAGGACATTGAAATATCAGTTAAGGCCAGCTTTTATAGTGATTGTTAGACATTTAAATATAAAAAAAGCGCTCTAAAAAGAGCGCTTTTTTTCACTGAAAGTGATTATGCAGTTACTTTCGCAACAACACCAGCACCTACAGTACGACCACCTTCACGGATCGCAAAACGTAGACCTGGGTCCATTGCGATTGGGTGGATTAATTCTACTGACATTTCAACGTTGTCACCTGGCATAACCATTTCAACGCCGTCTTGTAATTGGATTGCGCCAGTTACGTCAGTTGTACGGAAGTAGAACTGTGGACGGTAGCCGTTAAGGAATGGAGTATGAC
This region of Acinetobacter sp. XS-4 genomic DNA includes:
- a CDS encoding metal-dependent hydrolase produces the protein MNAKVNITNRAGASFPVRRMNFDFNDVPEYWMNGSAGLTHFMTALSALFPAGEKFFIDSVRAVRYHPSIKDDEVLQKEISAFIGQEAMHTQEHVNFNASAQKFGHDVEALEKFTDTAIQTAIKTFVKIVKPFGMTKDMVDLTATTALEHFTATIASQLLVNQHIQELMTDETMSTMWYWHAIEENEHKAVAFDVYEGVFGKGIKAYALRTSSLVFAMTLIFLIQSSFVLRLLKQDKKLNLDELSVIYKYAYSPSKGIITGMAKEMLAYFKPGFHPNDLDTVGLLKTWKAKLGL